A window of the Homo sapiens chromosome 18, GRCh38.p14 Primary Assembly genome harbors these coding sequences:
- the DYNAP gene encoding dynactin-associated protein isoform 1 (isoform 1 is encoded by transcript variant 1), whose translation MDRKHGKYILNVEHSENQPPITHPNDQEAHSSICWCLPSNDITSDVSPNLTGVCVNPGILAHSRCLQSESCNTQVKEYCRNDWSMWKVFLACLLACVIMTAIGVLIICLVNNKGSANSSIVIQLSTNDGECVTVKPGTPSPACPPTMTTTSTVPASTATESTTSTATAATTSTEPITVAPTDHL comes from the exons CCAATCACACATCCAAATGACCAAGaggctcacagttccatatgcTGGTGTCTACCTTCAAATGATATAACCAGTGATGTCTCTCCCAACTTAACTGGGGTCTGCGTGAACCCAGGAATCCTTGCACATTCAAGATGTCTACAGTCAGAATCCTGTAACACACAG GTAAAAGAATATTGCCGCAATGACTGGTCTATGTGGAAAGTCTTCCTGGCTTGTCTCTTAGCCTGTGTGATAATGACAGCAATTGGAGTACTTATAATATGCTTGGTGAATAACAAAGGATCGGCCAATTCCTCCATTGTTATCCAGCTATCCACAAATGATGGAGAGTGTGTGACTGTCAAACCTGGAACACCCTCTCCTGCTTGTCCACCTACAATGACCACCACTTCAACTGTACCTGCAAGTACAGCCACTGAATCTACAACTTCAACAGCTACAGCTGCCACCACTTCCACAGAACCTATAACTGTTGCACCTACCGATCATTTATAA